The Paraburkholderia sabiae genome includes a region encoding these proteins:
- a CDS encoding HDOD domain-containing protein translates to MSLVVKSELLEKLWARMSERGDFPMLSQALRSTVSAMNNDDLDFTSLVQVVLSDVGLTQKVLRLANSAMYVAFGGNITTVTRALMVLGMDTVGHLVVGMKIVDHFHQSAPHRIDAKLELNRALLCGTVARRITEGIDLRVAEEAVVCALMRQIGRLLVAFYLEGEWDRLRRTAASDEIDDSEACALLVGVSFEEIGGEAARRWRLPETISAGMQAIGAPSDEPLSEHVRWLRAVNSYSTEVGNALVTHAPGDDLEARLTELADLYSDALRMDAARLDHLSAALIDEESNEGLMQEISELRAHADAIVRTGKSAQARLSAGLEDLRALPSSKALSPVLTLASETILAGLSLSRTLVFVRQADARYHARIGFGPDMERIQPTLNFGAGFQPDVFHLAIANPVGIFIENAHEPRMEARLPDWFKAHLGDAQAFVLLPVKAKDTTVALVYGDWTDPLAVHKITQPEMAVLNDLTRELSRFFNGANLEEAEML, encoded by the coding sequence ATGTCCCTCGTCGTCAAGTCCGAATTGCTGGAAAAACTGTGGGCGCGCATGAGCGAGCGCGGGGATTTCCCGATGCTCTCGCAGGCGCTGCGCTCCACCGTGTCGGCGATGAATAACGACGATCTCGACTTCACGTCGCTCGTGCAGGTCGTGCTTTCGGATGTCGGCCTCACGCAGAAAGTGCTGCGGCTCGCCAATTCGGCCATGTATGTCGCATTCGGCGGCAATATCACCACCGTGACCCGCGCGCTGATGGTGCTGGGCATGGATACCGTCGGCCATCTCGTCGTCGGGATGAAGATCGTCGATCACTTCCATCAAAGCGCGCCGCACCGCATCGACGCGAAGCTCGAACTGAACCGCGCGCTGCTCTGCGGCACGGTCGCGCGGCGCATCACGGAAGGCATCGATCTGCGCGTCGCGGAAGAAGCCGTGGTCTGCGCGCTGATGCGGCAGATCGGCCGGCTGCTGGTGGCGTTCTATCTGGAAGGCGAGTGGGACCGGTTGCGTCGCACGGCGGCATCGGATGAAATCGACGACAGCGAAGCCTGTGCGCTGCTGGTGGGCGTGAGTTTCGAGGAAATCGGCGGCGAGGCCGCGCGGCGCTGGCGTCTGCCGGAGACGATCTCGGCGGGCATGCAGGCGATCGGCGCGCCGTCGGACGAGCCGCTCTCCGAGCACGTACGCTGGCTGCGGGCCGTCAACAGCTATTCGACGGAAGTGGGCAATGCGCTCGTCACCCATGCGCCGGGCGACGACCTGGAAGCGCGGCTCACCGAACTCGCGGATCTCTATAGCGACGCGCTGCGGATGGACGCGGCGCGGCTCGACCATCTGAGCGCCGCGTTGATCGACGAAGAGAGCAACGAAGGCCTGATGCAGGAGATTTCCGAGTTGCGCGCGCATGCCGATGCCATCGTGCGCACCGGCAAGTCGGCGCAGGCGCGTCTGTCAGCGGGGCTCGAAGACCTGCGCGCGCTGCCGTCGAGCAAGGCGCTCTCGCCCGTGCTCACGCTCGCTTCCGAAACGATTCTGGCGGGCCTGTCGCTGTCGCGCACGCTGGTGTTCGTGCGCCAGGCCGACGCGCGGTATCACGCGCGCATCGGTTTCGGTCCCGACATGGAGCGCATCCAGCCGACGCTCAACTTCGGCGCAGGCTTCCAGCCCGACGTCTTCCATCTCGCCATCGCGAATCCCGTGGGCATTTTCATCGAGAATGCCCACGAGCCGCGCATGGAAGCGCGTCTGCCGGACTGGTTCAAGGCGCATCTCGGCGACGCGCAGGCGTTCGTGCTGCTGCCCGTCAAGGCCAAGGACACGACCGTCGCGCTGGTCTATGGCGACTGGACCGATCCGCTGGCCGTGCACAAGATCACGCAGCCGGAAATGGCCGTCCTCAACGACCTGACGCGCGAATTGAGCCGTTTCTTTAACGGCGCGAATCTCGAAGAAGCCGAAATGCTTTGA
- a CDS encoding porin, with product MKKTILAAAALGTLSVAAHAQSSVTLYGLLDAGITYANKVATSTGHDSLVKYGDGVASGSRWGLRGTEDLGGGLKALFVLESGFSTGDGTSGQGGALFGRQAFVGVAKDGIGSLTFGRQYSFSTDYIGGNYTMGSQTPAGNYAYHINDLDQLTSSRINNAVKFSSANFAGLTFGAMYGFSNSTQFAGTPTTTGTGGAQGSSSTYSFGANYAQGPFGIGAAYTNIRFPNGATPAFSVSIANVNTLGLRDLETFGIGARYTIGAGLVWANWTHTKFEPLTGGSSKLNNYEIGGRYAFTPALTAGLGYTFSDLDDRFDGRWHQINSAVDYALSKRTDVYVLAIYQKASGSNVVAGRNVPVQAEIGSSSSFIGNAGANSQFATRVGLRHRF from the coding sequence ATGAAAAAGACCATCCTGGCCGCAGCGGCCCTCGGGACGCTCAGCGTGGCAGCGCATGCACAAAGCAGCGTGACGCTGTACGGCCTGCTCGATGCCGGTATCACGTACGCAAACAAGGTCGCTACGTCGACGGGTCATGACAGCCTCGTCAAATACGGCGACGGCGTCGCGTCGGGCAGCCGTTGGGGCCTGCGCGGCACGGAAGATCTGGGCGGCGGACTGAAGGCGCTGTTCGTGCTCGAAAGCGGCTTCAGCACGGGTGACGGCACGTCGGGCCAGGGCGGCGCGCTGTTCGGCCGCCAGGCATTCGTCGGCGTCGCGAAGGATGGCATCGGCTCGCTGACGTTCGGCCGTCAATACTCGTTCTCGACCGACTACATCGGCGGCAACTACACGATGGGCAGCCAGACGCCCGCCGGCAACTACGCGTACCACATCAACGACCTCGACCAGCTGACCTCGAGCCGCATCAACAACGCGGTCAAGTTCAGCAGCGCGAACTTCGCCGGCCTCACGTTCGGCGCGATGTACGGCTTCTCGAACTCGACGCAGTTCGCGGGCACGCCGACCACGACGGGCACGGGTGGCGCGCAAGGCTCGTCGAGCACGTACAGCTTCGGCGCGAACTACGCGCAAGGTCCGTTCGGCATCGGCGCCGCGTACACGAACATCCGCTTCCCGAACGGCGCGACGCCCGCGTTCAGCGTGAGCATCGCGAACGTCAACACGCTGGGTCTGCGCGACCTCGAAACGTTCGGTATCGGCGCGCGCTACACGATCGGCGCGGGCCTCGTGTGGGCGAACTGGACGCATACGAAGTTCGAGCCGCTGACGGGCGGTTCGTCGAAGCTGAACAACTATGAAATCGGCGGCCGCTACGCCTTCACGCCGGCGCTGACGGCAGGTCTCGGCTACACGTTCTCGGACCTCGACGACCGCTTCGACGGCCGCTGGCACCAGATCAACAGCGCGGTCGACTACGCGCTGTCGAAGCGCACGGACGTCTACGTGCTCGCGATCTACCAGAAGGCATCGGGCAGCAACGTCGTGGCAGGCCGCAACGTTCCCGTGCAGGCTGAGATCGGTTCGTCGTCGTCGTTCATCGGCAATGCGGGAGCGAACTCGCAGTTCGCGACGCGCGTCGGTCTGCGTCACCGCTTCTAA
- a CDS encoding HAD family hydrolase, whose amino-acid sequence MSAFPFDAVLFDCDGVLVDSETITNTVLTAMLGDLGWQLSIDEAMSIFVGKTVMDEAPLIEAKTGVKITPAWLESFRERRNAALDREVMAIEGIAATVADLHARLSGKIAVASGADRLKIRLMLAKIGVLEYFDGHIFSGHETARNKPHPDVYLAAAAGLGVDPARCAVVEDTVTGATAGRAAGATVFGYSPSEKGHSSKAALRTVGVAEVFEEMAHLPALLAGWQH is encoded by the coding sequence ATGTCTGCTTTTCCCTTCGACGCCGTTTTGTTCGACTGCGACGGCGTACTCGTCGATTCGGAAACGATCACCAATACCGTGCTGACGGCAATGCTCGGCGATCTGGGCTGGCAGTTGAGCATCGACGAAGCGATGTCGATTTTCGTCGGCAAGACCGTGATGGACGAGGCGCCGCTGATCGAAGCGAAAACGGGCGTGAAGATCACGCCCGCGTGGCTCGAATCGTTTCGCGAGCGCCGCAATGCCGCGCTCGACCGCGAGGTCATGGCGATCGAAGGCATCGCCGCGACGGTCGCCGATCTGCACGCGCGGCTAAGTGGCAAGATCGCGGTCGCATCCGGCGCGGATCGCCTCAAGATCCGCCTGATGCTCGCGAAAATCGGCGTGCTCGAATACTTCGACGGGCACATCTTCAGCGGCCATGAAACGGCCCGCAACAAGCCTCATCCCGATGTCTATCTTGCCGCGGCCGCAGGCCTCGGCGTCGATCCCGCACGCTGTGCGGTGGTCGAAGACACGGTGACGGGCGCCACAGCCGGCCGCGCAGCGGGCGCGACGGTGTTCGGCTACAGTCCCAGCGAAAAAGGCCACAGCTCGAAGGCGGCATTGCGGACCGTCGGCGTCGCCGAGGTGTTCGAAGAGATGGCGCATCTGCCCGCTCTGCTGGCAGGCTGGCAACATTGA
- a CDS encoding DUF3331 domain-containing protein, with the protein MSEPVRMEPTADVWPRTVAAIRNFDVRPEPVEAPRPAGRRPRAAARWDGRSQPTVRVLDKPTPQTLTVSWCDARTGHYGYQTWRVNIARRAGVCVLTGRAIEAGETVYCPRANGTPPGNAGAMIVASCIAS; encoded by the coding sequence ATGTCTGAGCCCGTACGGATGGAACCCACTGCCGATGTCTGGCCCCGAACCGTTGCGGCCATCCGCAACTTCGACGTCCGGCCGGAACCCGTCGAAGCGCCGCGGCCCGCCGGGCGCCGGCCGCGCGCGGCGGCTCGCTGGGACGGACGAAGCCAGCCGACGGTGCGCGTGCTGGACAAGCCGACGCCGCAGACGCTGACGGTCTCGTGGTGCGACGCGCGCACGGGCCACTACGGCTATCAGACGTGGCGCGTGAACATCGCGCGCAGGGCGGGCGTGTGCGTGCTGACGGGCCGCGCGATCGAAGCGGGCGAGACGGTCTACTGTCCGCGCGCGAACGGCACGCCGCCCGGCAATGCGGGCGCGATGATCGTCGCGTCCTGTATCGCGTCGTGA